In the genome of Stigmatopora nigra isolate UIUO_SnigA chromosome 7, RoL_Snig_1.1, whole genome shotgun sequence, the window CGATCAATCACATGCCTTCATGCCATTGTTTTTAAGATCCCTACTCCTTACTTGGCAAATCTTTAATTACAACTTGAAAATGCATGAGAAAGTTGCGAGTCACATTTTTACTAAGTGTTGTAACACTTATGACCGATGATATTCATCTAATCTGGGTCTGAACTGGCAAAAGTCTTGATTTGATCTCAAATTCAATCATATTTAGCAGCATTTATTTGCAATTTTCAAGTGTTATCAATGTGTTGTCTGACTCCAACACAGCTCTTAAGTAAGGCAAAACTAGTGGCAAGTGGCATCTCAGTTCTCAGGCTGTAATTTTGCACCTTGCTTTTCCCACACGCTGTTGACTATTTTGAATGAAACCCTTAATTGTTCTATATGATTACGAACTGCAAGAATGGCAATTTTAAGACCGCTGCATCCCTTTGGAAGATCTCTATTTTTCAGAGACTGCCATTTCCCTCTCTGACTCATTTTGGCAGAGGGAAGGAAGTTGGctaataatcattcattcaatcatgcattcattttctgaaccactttattctattagggttgcagggggtgctggagtctatcccaactGACGACTTCGGGCCATAGGCagcagacaccctgaatcggtggccaggtgATCACAAGACACAAGGataaggacaaccatgcacactcacagccacacctaggggaaatttagagtgtccaatgagcctatcctccatgcttttggaatgtgggaggaaaccgcagtacccggagaaaacccacgcaggctcgggtgagaacatgacctggatttgaacccaggaacctagaactgtgagaccgacgtgctaaccactaatGAAAAAAGTTTTATGTACAATTCAAACAAAATACAGGAGCACACATACAGCTGAATCTACACACACAGCCACACATTACATGTTAATCCTCACAAACCCAAGAAAGACTCTCACTACAAGGCATATCATTCCATCCCTTTCCTGAGCGGGACTGCTCCACACAATTCTCGAAACCATTGGAGTCGTTTGGCTCCCCTTTTTGCCAGAATCCTTTAAAGTTCAGTTCTTTCCCATTTACCCACTCCCACTCCCCCTCATTTTCAATGTCAGACAGACCGATCCAAATTCGATCATAATATGTCGAGATAAAATTCTGCTCCTCTTTAGTGGTAACGATGACCAGGTCAGCTCCCCGGTCTTGACAGTCTCTTCTACTCCTTTTCCATGTCTTTGTTTGGCCTTTTTCTGAGATATAGTAGCATTTCTCACCAAATTTGGTCCATCCCGATGGACACAGTTTTTCTAAGGGAAACACAAAGCACAGTTTGCATCACAAAACAGTAGACACAGAAAATTGACAGCAATGGTACTAATATGTTGTGCTAAGGGAGGGGTGTACAAACTATGGCCTGTGAGCTAATTCCAACTCGCAACCTGTTTTTTATTGGCCTGCAGAAGAAACTTAAATTCATCTTACATTCTGTCGCACTGAAATTGATTTAGGAAACTGCATCGATTTTGTTATGTATTaatgaagttacattaaaaaataatagaatgTGATAAATTGAGTTATGCTTggttgtgatattttttttaccttttatcCTGTCACTGGAACATTTTCTCTTTATTCTGATCTTTGCTAATTTGCAATCTCCTAATACTTTTGGTTGATTatgttaaattagattagattagatatcttTTGTAGACATCAAATGtaatactacttatttacttgCAAGGCTGGTatgagtgatcatgtttcactgacATTGGCCTTCCATTGACGTCTATctccttcaatggcagccaatgagataatattattaattcattcattttttttcaatcgctTAATCCTCACAAGTGGCACgagcggggtgctggagcatatcccagataggggggacaccctgaatcggtggccagccgatcacaatGCActagaagacggacaaccattcacacccacacctagaggcaatttagtgttaaACCACCCTAtcatgcatttttgggggagtggggggaaactggagtattATAATGTTGCAATCTTGTTGAGAAATTAGCAGCAATGCCAACAAATATTGCtgcttgaaatgaaaatgattccTTGTTTATCTGTTAGCTGAGAGTTTCTTAACAAGCCAATGGAAAGAGCtctccaaaatgtttttcctcGGTTAGTATGGACACGAAACCATGCTCCCACCAGAGTCAGAGTATTCCTTGCGTGTAATCTGTATCCATTTTAATTGGGTTGAGATGGAATCTGAAAGAAGCAACGTTCACAAACAAGCAGGAACTTGTTTTGTGGAAACAAAACTCACCCGTTCTGTTCTGGTTTAACTCTTCAGCTTCCTCCTTTAAGCCATCTCGACTAGCAACCACTGTGTTGAATCGGCTCTGTAGGACCTCCAATTCTTTTGTCAGGTTGCTGGACTGGGATTTCAGTTGATCTCTCTCGCCTGTTAGGGTGTCTCGCTCTGTCCTTAGGCTGTCTCGCTCCTTCTTAAGGGTATCTGTCTCATTTTTGATGGTGTCCCGCTCATGTTTGAGAACTTCTTGATTCTTCAGGAGGGTGTCTTTCTCGTTCTTGAGCCCGTCTCGCTCATTTTTGAGTGCCTCTTGCTCGTTTTGGAGTGTGTTTTTCTCAGATTTGAGAGCGTCGCGCTCACTTTTGAGAATTTCAAGTTCATTTTGAACATTGTCTCGCTCATGTTGGAGGGCTTCTTTCTCATTCTTTAGGGTGTCTAGTTCACTTTTGAGTGTTTCTTCCTCAATTTCAAAGACTCTCTGGCCAACTAGGAGGCTATCTCGCTCATTTCTGAGGACGCCTGTCTCATTTTGGAGGCTGTCTAACTCAGCCCTAATGGTGCCTTTCTCATTTTTGAGAGTGTCACGTTCATTGTGGAGCACATCTCGCTCGTTTTTTAAGATGTCACGTTCACTGTGGAGGACATTCCGCTCCTTTTCGAGTATGTCTCGCTGGTTCTGAAGCATATCTCTCTCATTTTGAAGGCGGTCTCGCTCCCCCTCGGCAGTGTCTTTCGCTTTAGTCAGAGAACAGAGCTTTGTATCTAACTGGTTTTTACTTTCTAGcaagctgttgtatcttccctgTATCTGCAAGCATTGTGAAGTCAGATTTTGACATGAGGGGAGACCAATAGACAGTTGTTCCATGGGTTTCAGAGGGCTTGGTCcgacatctataaaaaaaataaaatattttgaagtcTTAAAAGAACCATTGAAGATTAGTGCAGAAGATCTGCCATATAGCTGTGCTCCCACTCAATGACATAATCAAAAAGTGTGTTGGACTTGCAATCATTTCAAGGCATGTACTCACATTGGCTCACCATGGCTAAAATGACAATAAGTAGAAGAAGATAGAGCAGTCCCAAACATAATGCAACAGCTCCAATCCACCACACTGAATCACCAATGAAAAGTACAGAttagtagtgtttttttaaagtagtttgtgattatttcaaatgaatgaatctaaAAAAATCCTTACCTGATTTTGGAAATCTTCCTCCATATTCTGATTTGGAGTCCATCAATTCCCAACCATCTCCCCTAAGCGCTTCTGACTTGCTATCAAATGTCACTGACATGTGTCTGATTTCTCTTCCGACCCTCTTAACTGTAACCCCAACATAGGTTTTGAAACTACTGTAAGGAACACTTCTTGTTAAGTCTTGGGCATCTGCTGattcagggtaaaaaaaaaaaggagcagccACACCTTTGGGTGTATTTAAAGGAGCCGTGTGGGATAAAGAACTCTAATTAGTGGTTCATGttcttcattttcatcttttacaTCTTCCTAATATGAAGTATCTCTTATCATCTTTCTATAGTCATGTTGGTGCTTTTGATGATCTATAATGAAGGATATGTACATTTTaacagtttgtttttatttgggatATTTGTCATTTATCATAACTAGAGGGTAAACTGAATTCTTGAGATTGTATGACAGTCAGCAAACTTCATATTTCCTCTTTTCAAAAACAGGAAGTCACTAAAGTTCACAACTGTTGCCATGTTTAAAACAGTTCATAGGCAAAACTGATTCCCAGCCAATGAAATGGGCATATAAAGACAAACTGttgatatgtatattttttttcttgcatgatTCCATACATTGTTCGTTTTTCTTGCTATATTCATTCCATATCATTTGTCTTATTAACCAAGTGGGACTCAATGTTTGGATAAGATAGGAATGAGAGCTCTCAGCTTCTCTTGTAGCAAGGCCATCGTAGCTGATAAGTTATTTTAACTCTAGTGCACCCGGATAGGAAATTTCCATTTTGGTGTGAGCCACATGAGAGTTAGGCTTATTTTGGAAATTCctagcaaaaacatgcagaagGTGAATGTCATTCTTTTGTTgagaatacacaaaaaaacacaatttacagGAGTCAGATAGCCATCTATACTTTAGTTGCTCATCAGGTCTTTATATATTAGAAAAGGACGAGAAAAGCAGAATAGGGTAGGTCAGCAAATCATAAAATACAGAACGacttcaagttaaaaaaagcaaatccaGAGTATGGGATGAATCAAATATAATctattttaatctaatttaattagAGAGAAGATTCCCCGCCTTATGACCAATGAGCAATCATGAACAGATTGCTCAAAGTGGATTTGATTTGATGAGTTAAGTTAAAGCAACCATTAGTACATAAAAtgagccaaaaaaataaacccaaGGATTTGGACTTCTAGCATAACTGAGACAATGCATGATGATACcatataaactccacacagtacgGCGTACAATGGAATTCAAACCAGGAACCTCAGTTGTGAAGCAGATATGCAACCCATAGCACAAAGAACATTAAGCAGTGAATTGAATACCAATTTTGATATAATGTAGCTTTATTTGAGGAATTTCCTGTCCAccattccattttgactttaaaagaaTAGGCACATATCTTCAAATGGCTAAAATCTGTGCTGCAATTTTTGTGTCCATTTCAGGTTGCCCTGCAACAACAAGATCAACAGAGCAAAATGGATACACTGTAAATCAAAAAAGTGGAACTAGCTCATAACTATTTGGAAGACAATCAAATGGGAGGAATCAAATTGAATCTAATAAGCTCTGATAAGATTCATACCATTTTCATTAAATAGGGGTTACTATTTTAGAGCTAATTGTGTGGCACACGCAAAACATCTAGACACTAAAATATTGTctaatttaattacattttcacaaataGGCAGAAGTCCACAGATCAAATTGGaactatatttttaattttctacaGAAAAATGCTTGTAGTTACTTTCACCAAATAAAAGCTAAATTCAACAAATGGCTATAGTGTAAATCATTATTAATTGAAATTTACTTGCATGAGAATCTGCTCACAACTCAAGATACTGAGTTCATAGCcactgtttgtcttcttgtcctGATTTTGGTAAATTCACAGATGAAAAACATGGCAGTGTCACATTCCACATGACTCCATGTCCCTGTGCTGAGCAGTTCCACACAGGTTGCATTGCGGCTGGACTGAGTGAGGTCTTCGTCTGGGGTCTGTGCAGAGAAGCTCTGCAGGAGGCTAAAATCTACATCCTGGGAAATGTTTCTGCCATCACGCTGAAGAATGAATGGGAAAATCAAATAGATGAGCATTTTCACACAAAGTGAACACTAGGAAGATTAGCATTAATTACCAGATTATTTTTGTAgcaatttttatgatttaattttgattagtatattcattgttttgtttgaataatGCAGTTTATGGGGCGGCCTGGAGTATGACTGCGTCAAGCTCGCAGTTTTGAGGtctagggttcgatcccaggtgggccctcactgtttggagtttgtatgtgcttgcgtgggttttctccgggtacttcagtttcctcccatatcccaaaaccATGCAGGGTtgcctggttgaacactcttatttgcccccaggtatgacttcttgtgccctgcgattagctgaCCACCAATtaaaggtgtcccccgcctggtgcacgtaattagctgggattggctccaggaaaaaataagtaatatactGATTTTACTTAGgtcattttatgactttttcctCCCATGATTACTTTAATTATGAATCAATAATACgcaaaaagcagttttgtggTCACACACACTTAAGGCCGCCAAAAGTTGATTCTTATTCAAATCTTAATCTCggaatattacaatttttctcTCAGAATGTTAGAATATAAAACTTTCTGGCAGGTAATTTTCTGCAGCACACTAATGTTTCAaagcacagtggttgggaaacagtGAATATAGCAATCAAAGTGTGTAGTACATACCCTGAAACTTGCTGTGTTTATAGGCTGTATCCCAATGAAAACCCCCGTAAGTCCAAACTGATTGACAAAATCAGCCATGAAGCGATTCATATTGACGTTGTTGGGTGTGGCTAGGGTGCCACCTCTTAGCTTGCAGTGCACTGATGCACCCCTGAAACTTTTGGCCTCCTTTACCAGTAGGTAGTAGTGATCCTCACTTTCTGTCAGGCCCGACATAACTGGACAAGAACAAAGAGATTCTCTTTGAAAGCACATTTAGACAATTTATTGCCTTGGGAAACAGAGTGTTATATTGAATGTTGACTGGCTCAGTTAAAATGTTGAAAGATAAAAGTTGAGCACACTCACTGTTCTTCACAAACTTGACTGCATTTTTTAACTTGGCCATCTTGATGTCCATCTGCCCAATCACTCTCCTGTATTTTCCACAGTCACATGTAGTGCCTAAAAAATTAGATACAAGGAGACTATGgccccaaaaaatggaattcTCGCATTTATGTGGAGGATTTTTCCATAATGCAAATAATATTTAATCGATGTCTATCTATACATTTTTAACTGTCATGATATTACTCAGCCATACCTGCTTTGCCCTTTAAACCAACAGGTCCATTCAATCCTGCATCCCCTTGGTCCCCTACAGAGGAATATATGACACATAACACCATAAAAACAAAGGATTTTTGACCAATAGCAGAATGTCCGATTCTAATTCTGACAAGTACATATTATTTactgtaaaatacatttaaagctGTAAATTGAGTTTGTTATGTCATAGCAAACTCAAGCTACAGTAGTGTTATATGTACTTTGTTGCACTTATATAATATCATCAATAGATGGCAATGTCACAAAAGAAAGAATTTTCAAGACTTTACTACGAGTTTAACCACCACCATTTATTTATCTCTATTATTTGATTGTGCCAACAATCCCAACAAAACTATATCGATTTTTAAGTACTaacccttttttaaaaacacatgtCGTACATCACCCCTAATTGGGATGTTTCACACCTGAGGATTAGAAAAAGACCACCAGGGATGCAGCAGGATTTTATAGATTCACTTCAATTGTATGAAAGGTTTACTCAATTACACCTAgatatgtgtttgtatgtatgcatatgatGCATTATGACATATAGAAATTGTTTGAATGTATGAATGTGAAGCATTATGACATAGAACTATTAAATGCGTGAGTACATGTcatgaatttttcatttttttttgttcatgtcttcacactttttccatcaGATTTTGTATATTGGGGTCAATGAGAGTTAATTTATgtaaatgaagcattttgtctgTGATAATGGTCAATCGTGTATTGGTATAGGTatattgtatttcattttaatagccatatttttcaaaatacccCAAAAGAATCTTTCAATAAACTGGATTTCTGCTCAAAGCTTTGCCATCTTGACAATTTTCCATTGAAAAATCTGATTTTCAAACAATTACGGTATATTAAGGGcctaaaaatgatatttttcataCACTGAGTCTGTGACTTATTTTCAGGTGAGACTtttgaaaagatggaaaaaatttcattttgcaaattaaCAACAAACTACCACAAAATGCGTCACCAAAggaatgtacatttttaatgtgcATTTTCACATTTACCAGTCCTTTTAAATATAAAGTTATTCCAGCATTACAGGTAGTTAAAATGAAAAGCTTTTTTTAcagtgcaaaataaaatgggcCTCTATCCCACAATGATGGGTTGAATTCAATTTTAGTTTCTTAATTTTGACGAAATGGAAATCCTTATTTTAGTTGGTGTTTCCCTTCAAATCCAACACTGttgaaaatgtgttatttttattcCATGTGATTAACAAAAGGTGATCTCACTTCTTTATGTTCCAAACCCACTTTTCCTGGAAGTCTATTAAAACTAATGATTAGTGTGCTCACAAACACATTACAACAGTAGCACTCGTTAAAATATCAACCACAAAGGGAAACACAACAGCATGGCAACTTTTATTCCTCTTTGGGATAACCTCAGAAATAGGGCAAAGGGTAACACTGTCTGAATTGATGTCCCAGAATTGAAAcatactatttttttcacaatatgTATTATGGTACTTTTAACTtcctgttacggctggcagcctggacacacacactatgtaggaggtgtgtgctttcttttctttacaggtatctgcaactgtggctccacccctgtgacagagccctgcccaggccaacacagctgtaattaattccccaatcatccctcctgcccttatttaaagccttttcagttgtcagttcaccccgtgcccttgcctttgcccttaccattgatgccttgctgagttgcaggcttgtgagtatgttactccctgttatattttgtatgtgttgttaatgattttgggttgcatagggggacttgagataagtttagacaccatgggtatacatatagtttgtgcatttagacagttattcccctgtctagattatattacatcagtttaacagtggcatccttcggtcttatttcctgtattttgtgggtgttcatttgaacacctgtctgggagggggttttaccgtgtttatttgagggtgccactttaatatctcgtgcttcccctatgttatcccgtagtctgttttattgactttattgtaaataaaaataactgaaggctacttgcaatgtgtccgaactcatctttgaccgaacctgtctgctgtgatagttgcgactccctggtatatcataccccagggggagtcgtaacacttCCAgtgagcaaatgtttttttttttttttttttatatcaacttTTGATTTGAGGATTCTTGTGCTTACATTTGCCAATGAAAACTGGATTTATCAATTGTGAACTGAACTCACTACACCGAAAACAGCAATTTTCAGATAACTTTAGCCAATGCTTTGAGATGAGGACCACCATAAGCTGAAAGCTACCGTCAAACTGAACTCGTATAAAGAAAATACACTCGC includes:
- the LOC144199121 gene encoding uncharacterized protein LOC144199121, which encodes MSVTFDSKSEALRGDGWELMDSKSEYGGRFPKSVWWIGAVALCLGLLYLLLLIVILAMVSQYVGPSPLKPMEQLSIGLPSCQNLTSQCLQIQGRYNSLLESKNQLDTKLCSLTKAKDTAEGERDRLQNERDMLQNQRDILEKERNVLHSERDILKNERDVLHNERDTLKNEKGTIRAELDSLQNETGVLRNERDSLLVGQRVFEIEEETLKSELDTLKNEKEALQHERDNVQNELEILKSERDALKSEKNTLQNEQEALKNERDGLKNEKDTLLKNQEVLKHERDTIKNETDTLKKERDSLRTERDTLTGERDQLKSQSSNLTKELEVLQSRFNTVVASRDGLKEEAEELNQNRTEKLCPSGWTKFGEKCYYISEKGQTKTWKRSRRDCQDRGADLVIVTTKEEQNFISTYYDRIWIGLSDIENEGEWEWVNGKELNFKGFWQKGEPNDSNGFENCVEQSRSGKGWNDMPCSESLSWVCED
- the colec10 gene encoding collectin-10; its protein translation is MARLTTCFFIFCVSVGLNQVFSSPEVCRNSLIPGAKGDQGEIGNEGDEGRMGKNGPPGQQGAAGEAGLKGDVGHMGKMGPTGNQGDQGDAGLNGPVGLKGKAGTTCDCGKYRRVIGQMDIKMAKLKNAVKFVKNIMSGLTESEDHYYLLVKEAKSFRGASVHCKLRGGTLATPNNVNMNRFMADFVNQFGLTGVFIGIQPINTASFRRDGRNISQDVDFSLLQSFSAQTPDEDLTQSSRNATCVELLSTGTWSHVECDTAMFFICEFTKIRTRRQTVAMNSVS